The region GGGAGATAGccacttcctttctttttttaattaccGTATAGAAAACATCTCACATAGGTGAAAAGTTGAATGACTGACTGGTAGGTTCATTTTTACGTTAAAGAAAACATCCATTAGGTGAAATATGGTTGATAAGGACTTAGGGATGAAAAATGTAGATGGATCTCTCGATAGATTTGAAGTTCCAGTTCTTTAAATTCGAGTATTTCGTGCAAGCACTAGAAAAAAGGCTGTAGTATCAGGTGGAAAGCTGCTACCTTTGTGCTACTTGTATGTGGAAGGTAAGCTACTACAGTATGGGGGTTTTACAAATTACAACACAGGAGTGAGTTGCAATCATAATATTTTGGCAGTTGGAGCGCTTGTTTTCGAGTTAACTATTGTCCTTTGTTTACTATATTGAAACACCGAAATCAGTTTCCTTCCGGTACGCTTTCCAGCAAAGGCATCCACCTCGGAGAGCTTCTCCTGCTATCACTACTGAAGCTATCAGTACCATGCGTTTTCCCGTTATTCTGAAGCTTAGAAACCATATTATCAACCGTAATCCCACCTTTCCGCAGCATTGCTTGCAATTCTTCCTTGCTGATTACGAGCTTTATCCTCAACACTCCACCTTCTTGCCCGGTAGCAGTGATTTTACTTGAAACGTCGCCCGCCTTCCTTGCCCTTTGCGGATGAACTGTCAAAAGAGGTAAAAGATAGTAGACGCGACCACCAATCATATCGGTGTCTGGATGCAGATGACGGACGACAGGCAGTGAATCATAGAGTGCATGGCCACCAAATATTGATAGCACATGGCAGACTTTCATCGGAGGGTTGTATTCAAGTACTCGCCCATCAGATTTAATGACCTTGATGGCCTTCTTCCGCGGAGCTATGCAATTTCCCATATTTCTTGCTAAGACTGGAACTCAACGGAGAGAATACCTAATTTTTACTGATAGAAAGTAGGTCGTTGGGGGCAGCATATTTGCTTGGTTGTATTTATAAGAGAAACGCGACAAGTCTGCCCTTATTATTTGAGAATATTACAGCTAAAAACCTGGTGGCACTTTTGATCCCCACTTTCTAGTTCTTTTTATTTCGGCTGTGCGATCACTTGTCACGAGACAGGGCCGGTGGTGCCTCATTGGGACTGGGGACAATGATGACCTTTTAGGTCGAGAATTCACCATTCTTACTAATTTCAGCgataacaaaattttttttttttttttggagttgtttttacGCATTTTAATATAGACAAATCACGGTTTAAATAATGCATGCACGAGTAATTCTTATGTTAAAACTAGTAGTGAATTTCATGAGAAGATTGAAAACGGGGTCATTAATTTGATCATCAATCAAAATGAGTCAACATAAAAGCGTATCTAATAATAAAATGATATTGCTTTCGTCCAAGTAAATGATATGAGACGCTGAAAACCTATTCTACAATTTTCTATTTGAAACTACTCGTGTAGTCATCATGGTCTGCTTTGAAATCTTAATTGGGTTGGTGATTAGTTGTGAAATGGTGCGATGCATTAGATACACCACAGTGCATGTTGTGAGTCTTGTGAGTGAGTGGATCACAAGTTTTTACACGGAAAATTGAGCAGGACCACTAACGAGTAAAAGACGTAGTAAAACATACTGTATATAGATAGTAGAAGACTTGCGTAGTGGTTGACCGCATTGCGCCGTGTCCGTGTAATTAATGGTACTTTGGTTGACTCCATTTTCCCAACATTGACTATTTAATTTGTTCGGTCTCTCCTTTAACTTTAAAGTTTAAACAGCACGAGTCCACTAAAACAGATACTACTGTGATCGGGCCGCCAGAATGATGGTGTACAAAACCCAACCATCCTACTTCAAGGTCCCTCTTGGACTTGTTTGGATTAtcaattttttctcaaaaaaaattttatattttttgtgaacttattttttaatcatttttttattttatatatatacattaaaTCACTGTAGAAAAATAGGAATGCAAATGGAATCTTACTGTACAATATACATAGCAGAAGGGTAATTATTACTAATTAATGGGAGAAGAAGGGAAGTTCATTTTTGTTCGCATCACATTTTGACGAATAAGGAAGAAGGCGATGGCATGAGTGGCCACGGGATCGGTAAGGCAATTAGTGCAAATAAATCATGCATGGCAATGTGGGATTGGAGGGTTGTAGAAACAACTAGGTTCAGTGCTAAGTGATGTTATCCACACGCATGCctgatatatatatacatatacatatacatatatatatatatgcggaTAATCACTAGCTAGGCGGTTCATGAGTTACTCGTTTTTACTGGTGGAAACTGGAAACACGATTTTTCCCCCCTTCCCTCCTCTTACATATTTAGGACTACAAGCTGGTTCGTAATTACAGAGCAGAAGTTGTGCTTTGCAGTTTTATCGATCTTGTCCCCTCGTAATCATCGATCCCTTGCGCGAAGGCCCGGAAATTGAGTTGGACAAAGCCGAAGGAATACAATAAGTCCTGTGTGCACTCAAGAGTCTCTTTAGATTTGCCGTGGGAATTCAAACCGGAAAACTTGAgttaaaaaatgtttttttttttttgaggcaTGCTAGAATCAGATTTGATTTGCTCTCAATAGTTTACAGTACCGCATCAGAGATGGTTTTGGTCCTCAATTATATAATGGACCATCTTCATCATATCTGAAAGTGGGGTTGCATCTCACTAAAATCTCAGAAAACAACAATTGAtacaggaattttaaaaaaaaataatttgctagTGCTGAAGTGCTGTGACAAAAAATGAATAGTCACTGTGGATTTTGGGGGGTACGCTCACTGGTCGTGCGTGCTCATCTAAGTCCCAAATATCTCGtcccaaaacacaaaaaacaaTCTTGCTTTCCATTAGGGTTCCTCTCGGACAAGTCAAACAGGTATGCCACTGGCACAGCCTAAGGCACGCGGATATGGTAATTTTTCCAACGCCCCCACCCCTCCCTCCACCgtaggagaaaaagaagaggcATGCAGGACAAAAGGGGCGTCGCTTTCCAAACAAGTAGGATTACCATTACCAACTTGCTAGTAAGTAATTCCTTTTTTGGTGTACATCATGATTTCTGTTGTCCAAGTGCAGGGAATTTTCTGCATCTTTTAACAAATCAAAATTGGAAAAGCAACTGATGCTTTCACATCAATCATGCGCGGGTCAATCGATGAACTTgcattcttttctttcctaacTCGTGAGATTCACAATCTCAAGCTAACTTGCCACCCTCAAAGAAAGATTATATTTTCCCTATGGTCCTGCTTTTTTTGGTTTACTTTGTTGGCTTCTAGATTCGGATTGGACCATAAATGGTTCAAGTGTATGGTGTCTGTCGTTATATAATGTCGGGCCGGGCG is a window of Coffea eugenioides isolate CCC68of unplaced genomic scaffold, Ceug_1.0 ScVebR1_2492;HRSCAF=3526, whole genome shotgun sequence DNA encoding:
- the LOC113756803 gene encoding uncharacterized protein LOC113756803; protein product: MGNCIAPRKKAIKVIKSDGRVLEYNPPMKVCHVLSIFGGHALYDSLPVVRHLHPDTDMIGGRVYYLLPLLTVHPQRARKAGDVSSKITATGQEGGVLRIKLVISKEELQAMLRKGGITVDNMVSKLQNNGKTHGTDSFSSDSRRSSPRWMPLLESVPEGN